One genomic segment of Ignavibacteriota bacterium includes these proteins:
- a CDS encoding peptidase domain-containing ABC transporter: protein MASVNIKQHDITDCGAACLASISAHYKLFVPISKIRQFASTDKKGTNVLGLIEAAEKLKYQAKGVKGNLESLSKIPLPAIAHVIVKEVLQHYVVIYKVRKDSVWIMDPAEGKTCKRNIESFEKEWTGVLVLLLPSDNFIEKDEKVSIYKRFWFLIKPHKKVWIQALLGALFYTIIGLFTSIYIEKITDYVIPNGNKNLLNLLSVIFLILIVFQIFLGTVKNLFILKTGQHIDARLILGYYKHLLTLPQRFFDTMRVGEIISRINDAIKIRNFINDASIDFMLNIFIVFFSFSLMFIYSYKLALVILLAIPIYSFLYFIINKLNKKTERKMMENAALLESNFVESLSSINTIKSMGVEEYTNFKTEMSFIQLLKTIYKSGKNSIFSNYSSETISKLFVLILFWIGSYYVIENEITLGTLFLFYALLGYFNQPISSLIKMNSTIQNALIAADRLFEIMDLEHEKNDQFKKEQFSTEIEDIILKDISFSYGSRKEIFSNLDFIIKKGKLNVLAGESGTGKSTILNILQNIYSIKNGQILFGQIDINHIQTKSLRKNVVAVPQQIDLFKGSLIENIAFGDYEPNINKISEDINVFGFNKFIYGLPNGIESYVEEKGVNFSGGEKQKIGILRAFYKNPKIILLDETTSAMDGNSEIKVISALKEFSKTGITILFVTHRVSVMKLADNVSFLKNGKIVEQGDYKTLISRKGEFYSFLQN from the coding sequence ATGGCTTCAGTAAATATAAAACAACATGATATAACTGATTGTGGAGCTGCTTGTCTTGCATCAATATCTGCACATTACAAATTGTTTGTCCCTATTTCGAAAATTAGACAATTTGCCTCTACAGATAAAAAAGGAACAAACGTACTAGGTTTAATAGAAGCAGCTGAAAAGCTAAAATACCAAGCAAAAGGAGTTAAAGGTAATTTAGAAAGTTTATCTAAAATCCCATTACCTGCCATTGCACATGTTATTGTAAAAGAGGTATTGCAGCATTATGTAGTAATTTACAAAGTGCGGAAAGATTCAGTTTGGATAATGGACCCAGCAGAAGGAAAAACATGTAAGCGAAACATTGAAAGCTTTGAAAAAGAGTGGACAGGTGTTCTTGTTTTGCTTTTACCTAGTGATAATTTTATTGAGAAAGATGAAAAAGTTTCCATATATAAAAGATTTTGGTTCTTAATTAAACCACACAAAAAAGTTTGGATACAAGCATTATTAGGTGCATTATTCTATACAATAATTGGTTTATTTACATCAATTTATATTGAAAAGATTACGGATTATGTTATTCCAAACGGAAACAAAAATTTACTTAACTTATTAAGTGTCATTTTTCTAATTCTAATAGTATTTCAAATTTTTCTTGGCACAGTAAAGAATTTATTTATACTAAAAACCGGACAACACATTGATGCAAGGCTGATACTCGGATATTATAAACATCTTTTAACCTTACCTCAAAGATTCTTTGATACAATGCGAGTTGGAGAAATTATCTCCAGAATAAATGATGCTATAAAAATTAGGAATTTTATTAATGATGCATCAATAGATTTTATGCTAAATATTTTTATTGTTTTCTTCTCTTTCTCATTAATGTTCATATATAGTTACAAATTAGCATTAGTCATTTTATTGGCAATTCCAATTTATTCGTTTCTATATTTTATTATAAACAAATTGAATAAAAAGACTGAAAGAAAAATGATGGAGAATGCAGCTCTTCTAGAATCAAATTTTGTTGAATCGCTTAGTTCAATAAATACAATTAAATCAATGGGTGTTGAAGAGTATACGAATTTCAAAACAGAAATGAGTTTCATTCAATTATTAAAAACTATTTATAAATCTGGAAAAAACTCAATCTTTTCAAATTATTCATCTGAGACAATATCTAAATTATTTGTATTAATACTATTTTGGATTGGTTCATATTATGTAATAGAAAATGAAATTACACTTGGAACTCTTTTTTTGTTTTATGCGTTATTAGGCTATTTTAATCAACCAATAAGTAGTTTAATAAAAATGAATTCTACGATTCAAAATGCTTTAATAGCAGCTGATCGTCTTTTTGAAATTATGGATTTGGAACATGAAAAAAATGACCAATTTAAAAAAGAACAATTTAGTACAGAAATTGAAGATATAATATTAAAAGATATTTCATTTAGCTATGGTTCACGAAAAGAGATATTTTCTAACTTAGATTTTATTATTAAAAAGGGAAAACTAAATGTACTTGCTGGTGAAAGTGGAACTGGTAAAAGTACTATTTTAAATATTCTGCAAAATATTTATTCAATTAAAAATGGTCAAATATTATTTGGACAAATTGATATAAATCATATTCAAACAAAAAGTTTACGCAAAAATGTTGTTGCGGTTCCACAACAAATAGATTTATTTAAAGGTTCATTAATTGAAAACATTGCTTTTGGTGATTATGAACCAAACATTAATAAAATAAGTGAAGATATAAATGTTTTTGGATTTAATAAATTTATTTATGGACTTCCCAATGGTATTGAATCGTATGTAGAAGAAAAAGGTGTTAATTTTTCTGGTGGTGAAAAACAAAAAATAGGAATACTTCGTGCATTTTATAAAAATCCAAAGATAATTTTATTAGATGAAACTACATCCGCAATGGATGGTAATTCAGAAATAAAAGT
- a CDS encoding HlyD family efflux transporter periplasmic adaptor subunit, whose amino-acid sequence MKIFPAIFFEKGKEFYLEEISFKSQIIYSSILLFLIFSFSSLPFIYVDTFTQARGIIKTKNENFQIVAPITGKLISLKLNDNQKVLKGDTLLVFDVSTIEAEIEVKKIDINRNKNYISDLITLIEANDFNISNQIKFRSTMFLKDYSLFLERINELTFLLERAQKQKERDKVLYQKDLISSKEFENSEYEFDRAVSQKEQLFKTSKSEWEGKLINYEQENRVLAIELEKLFELKRKYFVLAPIDGTIQELEGIQPNSYLVQNQLIANISPNDSLVAEIYISPKDIGFVRQGQDINIQMDAYNYREWGLLKGKVIVVSDDVVILNNSYFFKVICKTSQNFLELNYNLKGNLKKGMTFTANFLHNKRSLYNLLFDKIDDFVNPQLNNQN is encoded by the coding sequence ATGAAAATCTTTCCAGCTATATTTTTTGAAAAAGGTAAAGAATTTTACTTAGAAGAAATATCTTTTAAAAGCCAAATCATATATTCTTCAATTTTGTTATTTCTAATTTTCAGTTTTAGTTCCCTCCCTTTTATTTATGTGGATACATTTACTCAAGCAAGGGGTATTATAAAAACAAAAAATGAAAATTTCCAGATTGTTGCTCCAATTACTGGAAAGTTAATCTCTCTTAAATTAAATGATAATCAAAAAGTATTAAAAGGAGATACTTTGCTAGTTTTTGATGTCTCAACAATTGAAGCAGAAATTGAAGTGAAAAAAATTGATATAAACAGAAATAAAAACTACATCTCAGATTTAATTACTTTGATTGAGGCAAATGATTTCAATATTTCTAATCAAATTAAATTTAGGTCTACAATGTTTTTAAAAGATTATAGCCTTTTTCTAGAACGCATTAATGAGTTAACTTTTCTTTTAGAACGTGCACAAAAACAAAAAGAAAGAGATAAAGTACTATATCAAAAAGATCTTATTTCAAGTAAAGAATTTGAAAATAGTGAATATGAGTTTGATAGAGCAGTATCCCAAAAAGAACAATTATTTAAAACTTCAAAATCTGAATGGGAAGGAAAACTTATCAACTATGAGCAAGAGAACAGAGTATTAGCTATCGAATTAGAAAAGTTATTTGAGTTAAAAAGAAAATACTTTGTCCTTGCACCAATAGATGGCACAATTCAAGAATTGGAAGGTATTCAACCAAATAGTTATTTAGTTCAAAATCAACTAATAGCCAACATTTCTCCAAATGATAGTTTGGTTGCTGAAATCTATATTTCTCCTAAAGATATTGGATTTGTTAGGCAAGGACAAGATATTAATATCCAAATGGATGCTTATAATTATAGAGAATGGGGTTTGTTAAAAGGTAAAGTTATCGTTGTTAGCGATGATGTAGTCATTTTAAATAATTCATATTTCTTTAAAGTTATATGTAAAACAAGTCAAAATTTCTTAGAATTAAATTATAATTTAAAGGGTAATTTAAAAAAAGGGATGACTTTTACAGCAAATTTTCTACATAATAAACGAAGCCTTTATAATTTACTTTTTGATAAAATTGACGATTTTGTAAATCCACAACTTAATAATCAAAACTAA